Proteins from a single region of Streptomyces vinaceus:
- a CDS encoding RNA polymerase-binding protein RbpA, translated as MSERALRGTRLVVTSYETDRGIDLAPRQAVEYACQNGHRFEMPFSVEAEIPPEWECKACGAMALLVDGDGPEEKKGKPARTHWDMLMERRTREELEEVLAERLAVLRSGAMNIAVHPRDSRKSA; from the coding sequence ATGAGTGAGCGAGCTCTCCGCGGTACGCGGCTCGTGGTTACCAGCTACGAGACGGACCGCGGCATCGATCTGGCCCCGCGCCAGGCGGTGGAGTACGCATGCCAGAACGGACATCGATTTGAGATGCCGTTCTCGGTTGAGGCAGAGATTCCGCCGGAGTGGGAGTGCAAGGCGTGTGGCGCCATGGCACTCCTGGTTGACGGGGACGGGCCCGAAGAGAAGAAGGGCAAGCCTGCGCGAACGCACTGGGACATGCTCATGGAGCGACGCACCCGCGAGGAACTGGAGGAAGTGCTGGCCGAGAGGCTGGCGGTCCTGCGTTCCGGCGCCATGAACATTGCCGTGCATCCGCGGGACAGCCGCAAGTCCGCCTGA
- a CDS encoding Lrp/AsnC family transcriptional regulator, which produces MEELDRQIVDLLVRDGRMSYTDLGKATGLSTSAVHQRVRRLEQRGVIRGYAAVVDPEAVGLPLTAFISVKPFDPSAPDDIADRLAGVPEIEACHSVAGDENYILKVRVATPLELEDLLGRLRALAHVSTRTTVVLSTPYEARPPRV; this is translated from the coding sequence ATGGAGGAGCTGGACCGCCAGATCGTGGATCTGCTCGTGCGGGACGGGCGGATGAGCTACACGGATCTGGGCAAGGCCACGGGACTGTCCACGTCGGCGGTCCACCAGCGGGTACGCCGTCTGGAACAGCGCGGAGTGATCCGCGGGTACGCGGCCGTCGTCGACCCGGAAGCCGTCGGCCTGCCCCTGACGGCCTTCATCTCGGTGAAGCCCTTCGACCCGAGCGCGCCGGACGACATCGCCGACCGGCTGGCCGGCGTACCGGAGATCGAGGCCTGTCACAGCGTCGCCGGCGACGAGAACTACATCCTGAAGGTGCGCGTCGCGACCCCGCTGGAGCTGGAGGACCTCCTGGGCCGCCTGCGCGCCCTGGCCCACGTCTCGACCCGCACCACCGTCGTCCTCTCCACCCCGTACGAGGCGCGCCCGCCCCGCGTGTGA
- a CDS encoding MFS transporter, with amino-acid sequence MSAETTEQGAGTAPEGPAPGAAERKREQRGWYFYDFACSVYSSTVLTVFIGPYLSTMAEAAQDAQGYVHPLGIPVRSGSFFAYAVSMSVIVAVLAMPLVGAAADRTGRKKPLLAAAAYTGAAATTAMFLLGGDRYLLGGFLLIVANAAMSVSMVLYNSYLPQIAEPHERDTVSSRGWAFGYTAGAFVLILNLVLFQSHESFGVSKDAAVRICLASAGLWWGAFAIIPLRRLRDRAVVRSGTGHPAAGSGWKQLVATLKDMRRHPLTLSFLLAYLVYNDGIQTVISQASVYGKQELGLEDSTLITAVLLVQILAVAGAMAMGRLAVSYGAKKTILGSLVAWTVTLAAGYFLPAGAPVWFFALASMIGLVLGGSQALSRSLFSHLVPAGKEAEYFSAYEMSDRGVSWIGPLVFGITYQVTGSYRDAIISLVAFFALGFVLLARVPVRRAIAAAGNPVPERI; translated from the coding sequence GTGAGTGCGGAGACGACGGAACAGGGCGCGGGGACCGCGCCCGAGGGGCCGGCGCCGGGCGCGGCCGAGCGCAAGCGCGAGCAGCGGGGCTGGTACTTCTACGACTTCGCGTGCTCGGTCTACTCCTCGACCGTGCTGACGGTGTTCATCGGCCCGTACCTGTCGACGATGGCCGAGGCCGCCCAGGACGCCCAGGGGTACGTCCACCCGTTGGGGATCCCGGTCCGGTCCGGCTCGTTCTTCGCGTACGCCGTCTCGATGTCGGTGATCGTCGCGGTCCTGGCGATGCCGCTGGTGGGCGCGGCGGCGGACCGTACGGGCCGCAAGAAGCCGCTGCTCGCGGCGGCGGCGTACACGGGCGCGGCGGCGACCACCGCGATGTTCCTGCTGGGCGGGGACCGCTATCTGCTGGGCGGTTTCCTGCTGATCGTGGCGAACGCGGCGATGTCGGTGTCGATGGTGCTCTACAACTCCTACCTGCCGCAGATCGCGGAGCCGCACGAGCGGGACACCGTCTCCTCGCGCGGCTGGGCGTTCGGCTACACGGCCGGTGCCTTCGTCCTGATCCTGAACCTGGTCCTGTTCCAGTCGCACGAGTCCTTCGGCGTCTCCAAGGACGCGGCGGTGCGGATCTGCCTGGCCTCGGCCGGCCTGTGGTGGGGCGCGTTCGCGATCATCCCGCTGCGCCGGCTGCGGGACCGGGCGGTGGTCCGGTCGGGGACCGGCCACCCGGCCGCCGGGTCGGGGTGGAAGCAGCTGGTCGCCACGCTCAAGGACATGCGCCGGCACCCGCTGACGCTGTCGTTCCTGCTGGCCTACCTGGTCTACAACGACGGGATCCAGACCGTGATCTCGCAGGCCTCCGTCTACGGCAAGCAGGAGCTGGGGCTGGAGGACTCGACGCTCATCACGGCGGTGCTGCTGGTGCAGATCCTCGCCGTGGCGGGCGCGATGGCGATGGGCCGGCTGGCCGTGTCCTACGGCGCGAAGAAGACCATCCTCGGATCACTGGTGGCCTGGACCGTGACCCTGGCCGCCGGGTACTTCCTGCCGGCGGGCGCGCCGGTGTGGTTCTTCGCCCTGGCGTCGATGATCGGGCTGGTGCTGGGCGGCAGCCAGGCCCTGTCGCGTTCGCTGTTCTCGCACCTGGTGCCGGCCGGCAAGGAGGCCGAGTACTTCTCGGCGTACGAGATGAGCGACCGCGGGGTGAGCTGGATCGGACCGCTGGTGTTCGGGATCACGTACCAGGTCACGGGCAGCTACCGGGACGCGATCATCTCGTTGGTGGCCTTCTTCGCACTGGGTTTCGTGCTGCTGGCGCGAGTGCCGGTGCGGCGCGCGATCGCGGCGGCGGGGAATCCTGTTCCCGAGCGGATCTGA
- a CDS encoding PLP-dependent aminotransferase family protein → MAEWTSAVGAAQLARLITSQQDRPGVPGARKLPAYRTLADGIRLLVLEGRVPVAARLPAERELAVSLSLSRTTVAAAYEALRGEGFLESRRGAGSWTSVPAGNPLPARGLEPLPPESLGSMIDLGCAALPAPEPWLTKAVQGALEELPPYAHTHGDYPAGLPALRRMLADRYTERGIPTMPEQIMVTTGAMGAIDAICSLFAGRGERIAVESPSYANILQLMRAAGVRLVPVAMADGLAGWDMTVWRQVLRDAAPRLAYVVADFHNPTGALASDEQRRAMVEAARSAGTVLVVDETMAELQLDPELRMPRPVCSFDPAGSSVITVGSASKAFWAGMRIGWVRAAPDVIRSLVAARAYADLGTPVLEQLAVNWLMRTGGWAEAVQIRRDQARENRDALVAAVRRELPDWEFDVPQGGLTLWARAGGLSGSRLAEVGERVGVRVPSGPRFGVDGAFEGYVRLPFTVGGPVAEEAAVRLAAAARLVGTGAAGSTAEPPRTFVA, encoded by the coding sequence ATGGCAGAGTGGACCTCGGCGGTGGGTGCCGCACAGCTCGCCCGTCTCATCACCTCGCAGCAGGACCGGCCCGGTGTGCCCGGCGCGCGCAAGCTGCCGGCCTACCGGACCCTCGCCGACGGCATCCGGCTGCTCGTCCTCGAAGGCCGCGTCCCCGTCGCCGCCCGGCTGCCCGCCGAACGCGAGCTGGCCGTCTCCCTCTCCCTCTCCCGCACCACCGTCGCCGCCGCGTACGAGGCCCTGCGCGGGGAGGGATTCCTGGAGTCCCGCCGCGGCGCCGGCAGCTGGACCTCCGTACCGGCCGGGAACCCGCTGCCCGCCCGCGGCCTGGAACCGCTGCCGCCCGAGTCCCTCGGCTCGATGATCGACCTCGGCTGCGCCGCGCTCCCGGCCCCCGAGCCCTGGCTCACCAAGGCCGTGCAGGGCGCGCTGGAGGAGCTTCCGCCGTACGCGCACACCCACGGGGACTACCCCGCCGGGCTCCCCGCGCTGCGCCGGATGCTCGCCGACCGCTACACCGAGCGCGGCATCCCGACCATGCCCGAGCAGATCATGGTCACCACGGGCGCGATGGGCGCCATCGACGCCATCTGCAGTCTCTTCGCCGGGCGCGGGGAGCGGATCGCCGTCGAATCCCCCTCCTACGCCAACATCCTCCAGCTCATGCGCGCCGCCGGGGTGCGGCTCGTACCCGTCGCGATGGCCGACGGGCTGGCCGGCTGGGACATGACGGTGTGGCGGCAGGTGCTGCGCGACGCCGCGCCGCGCCTGGCGTACGTCGTCGCCGACTTCCACAACCCGACCGGGGCGCTGGCCTCGGACGAGCAGCGCCGCGCCATGGTGGAGGCGGCCCGCTCGGCCGGCACCGTGCTCGTCGTCGACGAGACCATGGCCGAGCTCCAGCTGGACCCGGAGCTTCGGATGCCGCGCCCGGTCTGCTCCTTCGACCCGGCCGGGTCGTCCGTGATCACCGTCGGCTCCGCCAGCAAGGCCTTCTGGGCCGGCATGCGGATCGGCTGGGTCCGCGCGGCGCCCGACGTGATCCGCAGCCTGGTCGCGGCCCGCGCGTACGCCGACCTCGGCACGCCGGTGCTGGAGCAGCTCGCGGTGAACTGGCTGATGCGCACCGGCGGCTGGGCGGAGGCCGTGCAGATCCGCCGTGACCAGGCCCGGGAGAACCGGGACGCGCTGGTGGCCGCGGTGCGCCGGGAGCTGCCGGACTGGGAGTTCGACGTGCCGCAGGGCGGGCTGACCCTGTGGGCGCGGGCGGGCGGCCTGTCCGGCTCGCGGCTGGCCGAGGTGGGCGAGCGGGTCGGCGTACGGGTCCCCTCCGGGCCGCGGTTCGGCGTCGACGGGGCCTTCGAGGGCTACGTCCGGCTGCCGTTCACCGTCGGCGGGCCGGTGGCCGAGGAGGCGGCGGTCCGCCTCGCGGCGGCCGCCCGCCTGGTCGGCACGGGCGCGGCCGGCAGCACGGCGGAGCCCCCGCGCACCTTCGTGGCGTAG
- a CDS encoding amidohydrolase yields MTDRTASSADAAGAPASERTVLLRGGEVHSPADPFATAMVVERGHIAWVGSEGAADAFAQGVDEVVDLGGALVTPAFTDAHVHTTSAGLALTGLDLTGASSLAEALGLVRAYAARRAGDRVLLGHGWDASRWPERRAPRREELDEAAGGRPLYLSRVDVHSAVVTTALLDLVPAVTVRGDEPLTREDHHAVRRAALAAVTPAQRAEAQRAALDRAASLGIGSVHECGGPDISSAEDFADLLNLARERPGPRVFGYWADRDLEQAKALGAIGAAGDLFVDGALGSHTACLHAPYADAGHTGTGYLDAADVAEHVAACTEAGLQAGFHAIGDAALTAVVEGVRAAAEKVGLARVRAARHRVEHAEMMTPETIAAFADLGLTASVQPAFDAAWGGEDGMYADRLGAERARTLNPFAALLKAGVPLAFGSDAPVTPFDPWGTVRAAAFHRTPEHRISVRAAFTAHTRGGWRALGRDGAGVLVPGAPADYALWETAELVVQAPDDRVARWSTDPRSGTPGLPDLTPGRDLPVCLATVVGGREVFVRPQG; encoded by the coding sequence ATGACAGACCGCACCGCCAGCTCCGCCGATGCCGCCGGAGCCCCCGCATCCGAACGGACCGTCCTCCTGCGCGGGGGCGAGGTACACAGCCCCGCCGACCCCTTCGCCACCGCGATGGTCGTCGAACGGGGACACATCGCCTGGGTCGGCTCCGAAGGCGCCGCCGACGCCTTCGCGCAGGGCGTCGACGAGGTCGTCGACCTCGGCGGCGCGCTCGTCACCCCCGCCTTCACCGACGCGCACGTCCACACCACCTCCGCCGGCCTCGCCCTCACCGGGCTCGACCTCACCGGCGCCTCCTCCCTCGCCGAGGCCCTCGGCCTGGTCCGCGCGTACGCCGCCCGCCGCGCCGGCGACCGGGTGCTCCTCGGCCACGGCTGGGACGCCTCCCGCTGGCCCGAGCGCCGGGCCCCGCGCCGTGAGGAGCTCGACGAGGCCGCCGGCGGCCGCCCGCTGTACCTCAGCCGCGTCGACGTGCACTCCGCCGTCGTCACCACCGCCCTGCTGGACCTCGTCCCGGCCGTCACCGTCCGCGGCGACGAGCCGCTGACCCGCGAGGACCACCACGCCGTCCGCAGGGCCGCGCTCGCCGCTGTCACCCCCGCCCAGCGCGCCGAGGCCCAGCGGGCCGCCCTCGACCGCGCCGCCTCCCTCGGCATCGGCTCCGTCCACGAGTGCGGCGGCCCCGACATCTCCTCCGCCGAGGACTTCGCGGACCTCCTGAACCTCGCCCGCGAGCGGCCCGGACCGCGCGTCTTCGGCTACTGGGCGGACCGCGACCTCGAACAGGCCAAGGCGCTCGGCGCCATCGGGGCGGCCGGCGACCTCTTCGTGGACGGCGCCCTCGGCTCCCACACCGCCTGCCTGCACGCCCCCTACGCCGACGCCGGCCACACCGGCACCGGCTACCTCGACGCGGCCGACGTGGCCGAGCACGTCGCCGCCTGCACCGAGGCGGGCCTCCAGGCCGGATTCCACGCGATCGGCGACGCCGCCCTCACGGCCGTCGTCGAGGGCGTGCGCGCCGCCGCCGAGAAGGTCGGCCTCGCCCGCGTCCGCGCCGCCCGGCACCGCGTCGAGCACGCCGAGATGATGACCCCCGAGACCATCGCCGCCTTCGCGGACCTCGGACTCACCGCCTCCGTGCAGCCCGCCTTCGACGCGGCCTGGGGCGGCGAGGACGGCATGTACGCCGACCGGCTGGGCGCGGAGCGCGCCCGTACGCTCAACCCCTTCGCCGCCCTGCTGAAGGCCGGAGTGCCGCTCGCCTTCGGCTCCGACGCCCCCGTCACCCCCTTCGACCCCTGGGGTACCGTCCGGGCGGCCGCCTTCCACCGCACCCCCGAGCACCGGATCTCCGTACGGGCCGCGTTCACGGCCCACACCCGGGGCGGCTGGCGGGCCCTCGGCCGCGACGGCGCCGGCGTGCTCGTGCCCGGCGCCCCGGCCGACTACGCACTGTGGGAGACCGCCGAGCTGGTGGTCCAGGCCCCCGACGACCGGGTCGCCCGCTGGTCCACCGATCCCCGTTCGGGGACCCCCGGGCTGCCCGACCTCACCCCCGGCCGCGATCTGCCGGTGTGCCTGGCGACCGTCGTCGGCGGGCGGGAGGTATTCGTACGGCCACAGGGGTGA
- a CDS encoding polyprenol monophosphomannose synthase, which translates to MSDGGQRGQGPLGTALVIIPTFNEAENIGAIVGRVRAAVPEAHILVADDNSPDGTGKLADELAAADDQVHVLHRMGKEGLGAAYLAGFAWGLERDYGVLVEMDADGSHQPEELPRLLTALAGADLVLGSRWVPGGRVVNWPKSREFLSRGGSVYSRLMLDVPIRDVTGGYRAFRRETLEGLGLEEVASAGYCFQVDLARRAVRQGFRVVEVPITFVEREFGDSKMSKDIVVEALWRVTQWGLKAHAAKLTGQDKPKGPDGGRGKEPHTP; encoded by the coding sequence GTGAGCGACGGCGGACAGCGAGGGCAGGGACCGCTCGGCACGGCCTTGGTGATCATCCCGACCTTCAACGAGGCGGAGAACATCGGGGCGATCGTCGGCCGCGTGCGCGCGGCGGTGCCCGAGGCGCACATCCTGGTCGCCGACGACAACAGCCCCGACGGCACCGGCAAGCTGGCCGACGAGCTGGCGGCCGCCGACGACCAGGTGCACGTCCTGCACCGCATGGGCAAGGAAGGGCTCGGCGCCGCCTACCTCGCGGGCTTCGCCTGGGGCCTGGAGCGCGACTACGGCGTGCTCGTCGAGATGGACGCCGACGGCTCCCACCAGCCCGAGGAGCTGCCCCGGCTGCTCACCGCACTGGCCGGCGCCGACCTCGTCCTGGGCTCGCGCTGGGTGCCGGGCGGCCGGGTGGTCAACTGGCCCAAGAGCCGCGAGTTCCTCTCCCGCGGCGGCTCGGTGTACTCCCGGCTGATGCTGGACGTCCCGATCCGCGACGTGACGGGCGGCTACCGGGCCTTCCGCCGCGAGACCCTGGAGGGTCTGGGCCTGGAGGAGGTCGCCTCCGCCGGCTACTGCTTCCAGGTCGACCTGGCCCGCCGGGCCGTGCGCCAGGGGTTCCGGGTCGTCGAGGTGCCCATCACCTTCGTCGAGCGCGAGTTCGGCGACAGCAAGATGAGCAAGGACATCGTCGTGGAGGCCCTCTGGCGGGTCACCCAGTGGGGGCTCAAGGCCCACGCGGCGAAACTGACCGGCCAGGACAAGCCCAAGGGCCCGGACGGCGGCCGGGGCAAGGAGCCCCACACCCCTTAG
- a CDS encoding phosphotransferase family protein, whose protein sequence is MAAPAPRPRTSTREPEELGRRLAAWLGTELPGAAVTDVRVPASNGMSSETLLFDIEHPDTPVRACALRLAADPAAYTVFPTYDMPRQHRVMSLVGAHTDLPVPRVHWLETDPAPLGAPFFVMARAEGRVPPDVMPYTYEGNWLHAASDSERAELQEASVSLLARLHDQFPAEEAEFLLPEGTGSPLRRHVDAQRAYYAWVVEGLAPSPLLERAFERLEELWPAEEGPSVLNWGDARIGNVVYRPDGFEPVAVLDWEMAAYAPREVDLGWTVYLHRFFQDLTVGFGQSGLPDFLRRADIERRYAELTGHTPRDMEFHTLYAALRHGIVMLRIAYRQAHFGEVEVPADPDGLILHHASLRAMVQGTYW, encoded by the coding sequence ATGGCAGCACCGGCACCACGCCCGCGCACCTCCACCCGCGAACCCGAGGAACTCGGCCGGCGCCTCGCCGCCTGGCTCGGCACCGAGCTCCCGGGCGCCGCGGTCACGGACGTCCGCGTCCCCGCGTCCAACGGCATGTCCAGCGAGACCCTGCTCTTCGACATCGAGCACCCCGACACCCCCGTGCGCGCCTGCGCCCTGCGGCTCGCCGCCGACCCGGCCGCCTACACGGTGTTCCCCACGTACGACATGCCCCGCCAGCACCGCGTGATGAGCCTGGTCGGCGCCCACACCGACCTGCCCGTCCCGCGCGTGCACTGGCTGGAAACCGACCCCGCTCCGCTCGGCGCGCCGTTCTTCGTCATGGCCCGCGCCGAGGGCCGGGTCCCGCCCGACGTCATGCCCTACACGTACGAGGGGAACTGGCTGCACGCCGCGAGCGACTCCGAACGCGCCGAGCTCCAGGAGGCGAGCGTCTCCCTGCTGGCCCGGCTGCACGACCAGTTCCCCGCCGAGGAGGCCGAGTTCCTCCTCCCCGAGGGCACCGGCAGCCCGCTGCGCCGCCACGTCGACGCCCAACGCGCCTACTACGCCTGGGTGGTAGAGGGACTCGCACCGTCCCCGCTGCTGGAGCGCGCCTTCGAACGCCTGGAGGAGCTGTGGCCCGCGGAGGAGGGCCCCTCCGTCCTCAACTGGGGCGACGCCCGCATCGGCAACGTCGTCTACCGGCCGGACGGGTTCGAGCCCGTGGCCGTCCTGGACTGGGAGATGGCGGCGTACGCCCCGCGGGAGGTCGACCTCGGCTGGACCGTCTACCTCCACCGGTTCTTCCAGGACCTGACCGTCGGATTCGGCCAGAGCGGCCTGCCCGACTTCCTGCGCCGCGCCGACATCGAGCGCCGGTACGCCGAACTCACCGGACACACCCCGCGGGACATGGAGTTCCACACCCTGTACGCCGCCCTGCGGCACGGGATCGTGATGCTGCGCATCGCCTACCGGCAGGCCCACTTCGGGGAGGTAGAGGTCCCCGCGGATCCGGACGGCCTGATCCTGCACCACGCCAGCCTCCGGGCGATGGTGCAGGGCACGTACTGGTAG
- the fxsA gene encoding FxsA family membrane protein — translation MTTGVPLSTAPRRRSRARTFLPLAVAAWLILEIWLLSLVAGAAGGLTVAALLAGGIVLGVVVIKRAGRRAFKNLTNTFQQAQQGQQPAAQQPGGGNGLTMLAGLLLILPGLLSDVAGLLLLIPPVRAWAGRRLTGSLQRQMAAAPAGSFGDAFQQARIHYPDGKVVQGEVIREDGPQQPQRPGPDAGYRPPLAP, via the coding sequence ATGACGACCGGCGTTCCCCTTTCGACGGCCCCCCGACGGCGCTCGCGCGCCCGCACCTTCCTTCCGCTGGCGGTCGCCGCCTGGCTGATCCTGGAGATCTGGCTGCTGAGCCTGGTCGCCGGCGCGGCCGGCGGGCTGACCGTCGCGGCGCTCCTCGCAGGCGGGATCGTGCTCGGCGTCGTGGTCATCAAGCGGGCCGGGCGCCGGGCCTTCAAGAACCTGACGAACACGTTCCAGCAGGCGCAGCAGGGGCAGCAGCCCGCCGCGCAGCAGCCGGGCGGCGGCAACGGCCTCACGATGCTGGCCGGTCTGCTCCTGATCCTGCCGGGCCTGCTCTCCGACGTGGCCGGACTGCTCCTGCTGATCCCGCCCGTCCGGGCGTGGGCCGGCCGTCGCCTGACCGGCTCGTTGCAGCGGCAGATGGCCGCCGCCCCGGCGGGCAGCTTCGGTGACGCGTTCCAGCAGGCCCGCATCCACTACCCCGACGGCAAGGTCGTCCAGGGCGAGGTCATCCGCGAGGACGGGCCGCAGCAGCCGCAGCGGCCGGGCCCCGACGCCGGGTACCGGCCGCCGCTGGCGCCCTGA
- a CDS encoding ankyrin repeat domain-containing protein, translating to MSEHEPTQGGSQGAPDEDVIELATKIFDLARQGETETLTAYLDAGVPANLTNDRGDTLVMLAAYHGHAATVSALLARGAEADRANDRGQTPLAGAVFKGEETVIRALLDGGADPTAGTPSAVDTARMFAKADLLELFGAE from the coding sequence ATGAGCGAGCACGAGCCCACCCAGGGCGGCTCCCAGGGCGCTCCCGACGAGGACGTCATCGAGCTGGCCACCAAGATCTTCGACCTCGCCCGGCAGGGTGAGACCGAGACGCTCACCGCGTACCTGGACGCCGGAGTCCCGGCCAACCTCACCAACGACCGGGGCGACACCCTCGTCATGCTGGCCGCCTACCACGGCCACGCCGCCACCGTCTCGGCCCTGCTGGCCCGCGGCGCCGAGGCCGACCGCGCCAACGACCGCGGGCAGACCCCGCTCGCCGGCGCCGTCTTCAAGGGCGAGGAGACCGTCATCCGCGCGCTGCTCGACGGAGGCGCCGACCCGACCGCCGGAACCCCCTCCGCCGTGGACACCGCCCGCATGTTCGCCAAGGCCGACCTGCTGGAACTCTTCGGAGCCGAGTAG
- a CDS encoding glycerophosphodiester phosphodiesterase, with amino-acid sequence MTHVRLRHPYLDHPAPIPFAHRGGAADGLENTTAAFRRAADAGYRYFETDVHATADGKLVAFHDSTLDRVTDGRGRIAELTWSKVREARVAGTEPLPLFEELLEEFPEARWNIDIKSESALHPLVNLIARAGVWDRVCVGSFSESRVARAQKIAGPRLATSYGVRGVVGLRLRSYAIPAALRVGAVAAQVPETQAGIRVVDRRFVRAAHARGLQVHVWTVNEPQRMEALLDLGVDGIMTDRIDILRTVLDQRGAWA; translated from the coding sequence GTGACGCACGTACGCCTTCGCCATCCGTATCTGGACCACCCGGCTCCGATCCCCTTCGCACACCGGGGAGGTGCCGCGGACGGCCTGGAGAACACCACCGCCGCCTTCCGGCGGGCCGCCGACGCGGGCTACCGGTACTTCGAGACCGATGTGCACGCGACCGCGGACGGCAAGCTGGTCGCCTTCCACGACTCCACCCTCGACCGGGTCACCGACGGCCGGGGCCGGATCGCGGAGCTGACCTGGAGCAAGGTCCGCGAGGCGCGCGTGGCGGGCACCGAGCCGCTGCCGCTCTTCGAGGAGCTCCTGGAGGAGTTCCCCGAGGCCCGCTGGAACATCGACATCAAGTCCGAGTCGGCCCTGCACCCGCTGGTCAACCTGATCGCGCGGGCGGGCGTCTGGGACCGGGTGTGCGTGGGCTCGTTCTCCGAGAGCCGGGTGGCCCGGGCCCAGAAGATCGCCGGTCCCCGGCTGGCGACCTCGTACGGGGTCCGCGGCGTGGTCGGCCTGCGGCTGCGCTCGTACGCGATCCCGGCGGCGCTGCGGGTGGGGGCGGTGGCGGCGCAGGTACCGGAGACCCAGGCGGGCATCCGGGTGGTCGACCGCAGGTTCGTGCGCGCCGCGCACGCACGCGGGCTCCAGGTGCACGTGTGGACCGTGAACGAACCGCAACGTATGGAGGCTCTCCTCGACCTCGGTGTGGATGGCATCATGACCGACCGGATCGACATCTTGCGCACGGTGCTGGACCAGCGCGGAGCCTGGGCCTGA
- a CDS encoding phytanoyl-CoA dioxygenase family protein: protein MTDPKRLLAEYRRDGFVVVPPLTPREIWGPLTEELPAVLAEEGPQRFFEEDGTTVRAVYGLHRRGGPWQALAEASPLTALVRLLLGEDMYVYQWKVNPKAARRGERWQWHRDFDFWRAADGMRRPAALTAAVFLDEVTGENGPLRLIAGTHTDRPATAAPSGDDGDTGGGAADWAWITSSRDAYALPDPSAEELARTRGVHEATGPAGTVVLFHGNLVHSSGPNRSPHTRTLALISYNAVSNAPPADHPAARRDLFVNHDAKPLPVWDDR, encoded by the coding sequence ATGACGGACCCGAAGCGGCTCCTGGCCGAATACCGGCGCGACGGCTTTGTCGTCGTACCCCCGCTGACCCCGCGGGAGATCTGGGGACCCCTGACCGAGGAACTGCCCGCCGTACTCGCCGAGGAGGGGCCGCAGCGGTTCTTCGAGGAGGACGGCACGACCGTACGCGCCGTCTACGGACTCCACCGCAGAGGGGGTCCCTGGCAGGCGCTGGCCGAGGCGTCACCGCTGACCGCGCTGGTCCGGCTGCTGCTCGGTGAGGACATGTACGTGTACCAGTGGAAGGTGAACCCGAAGGCGGCCCGGCGGGGCGAGCGCTGGCAGTGGCACCGGGACTTCGACTTCTGGCGGGCCGCCGACGGGATGCGGCGCCCGGCGGCGCTCACCGCCGCCGTCTTCCTCGACGAGGTCACCGGGGAGAACGGGCCGCTGCGCCTGATCGCGGGCACGCACACCGACCGGCCGGCGACGGCGGCCCCCTCCGGGGACGACGGGGACACCGGCGGCGGGGCGGCCGACTGGGCCTGGATCACGTCGAGCCGGGACGCCTACGCGCTCCCCGACCCCTCGGCCGAGGAGCTCGCCCGCACCCGGGGGGTCCACGAGGCCACCGGCCCGGCCGGGACGGTCGTCCTCTTCCACGGCAACCTGGTGCACAGCTCGGGCCCGAACCGCTCCCCGCACACCCGCACCCTCGCCCTGATCAGCTACAACGCGGTGTCCAACGCCCCGCCCGCCGACCACCCCGCCGCCCGCCGGGACCTCTTCGTCAACCACGACGCGAAGCCCCTGCCCGTCTGGGACGACCGGTAG